A region from the Campylobacter subantarcticus LMG 24377 genome encodes:
- a CDS encoding CocE/NonD family hydrolase, whose amino-acid sequence MKEIVLDFKNKVKVIENVWIELKDGTKLSSRIWLPQVKEKVPAILEYIPYRKNDGTRGRDEPMHGYFSGNGYAVVRVDIRGSGESDGLLKDEYLKQEQDDALEVIEWIVKQEWCNGNVGMMGKSWGGFNSLQVAARRPKNLKAIIVVGFTDDRYNEDIHYKGGCLLNDNFWWGNIMLAYQSRFIDPKIDPNGREKWLNRLKNMPLWPALWLEHTLKDEYWKHGSVGENYDDIQVPVFALDGWADSYTNTVFSLMRGLKVPKKAIIGPWAHVYPHDGTPLPAIGFLQEALKWWDKWLKNEPNDVLETPMIQAYIENSYKPYSKIETVQGRFVGVEDFKQQVSYKKYYLNSHQLSCQKSYDFVKINTPLNHGLLSGEWMGAGVLGESPCDQRLDDGMAVVFESECLEQDLDVLGFPILKVKLTSDQEKAMLFAQLSEVREDGYVKRVSYGVINLALSDDNEQFVPLKKDEFVQKQIKLDACGYRFAKGSRVRLSLANSFWPMFWPMPKISTLTLDLSECEFNLPCFSGKDCDKINMQAQSAPLTPTTLLEEGRVDRSISYDILNDTWTCITDGVGGVFGEGVYRFDEVDVLVKHNLKRELKLQNENPLSAQYTITQTMQIGREGCMMEADIVLTQTSDLEYFYIKGDMRMKENGKFVFDKKYDYKTKRNSL is encoded by the coding sequence ATGAAAGAGATTGTTTTGGATTTTAAAAACAAAGTTAAGGTTATAGAAAATGTATGGATTGAGTTAAAAGATGGAACTAAACTTTCATCTAGAATTTGGCTTCCTCAGGTTAAAGAAAAAGTACCTGCTATTTTAGAATATATTCCTTATAGAAAAAATGATGGTACAAGAGGTAGAGATGAGCCTATGCATGGATATTTTAGTGGAAATGGCTATGCGGTTGTTCGGGTTGATATTAGAGGGAGTGGGGAATCTGATGGCTTGCTAAAAGATGAGTATTTAAAGCAAGAACAAGATGATGCTTTGGAAGTTATTGAATGGATAGTAAAGCAAGAATGGTGCAATGGTAATGTTGGTATGATGGGTAAATCATGGGGTGGATTTAATTCTTTGCAAGTTGCAGCAAGAAGACCTAAAAATTTAAAAGCTATTATAGTAGTAGGTTTTACGGATGATAGATACAATGAAGATATTCACTATAAAGGCGGATGTTTGCTTAATGATAATTTTTGGTGGGGCAATATTATGCTTGCATATCAATCACGTTTTATCGATCCAAAAATTGATCCAAATGGCAGGGAAAAATGGTTAAATAGGCTTAAAAACATGCCTTTATGGCCTGCACTATGGCTTGAACACACTTTAAAAGATGAATACTGGAAACATGGTTCTGTGGGAGAAAACTATGATGATATACAAGTTCCTGTGTTTGCGCTAGATGGTTGGGCTGATTCTTATACGAACACAGTGTTTAGTTTAATGAGGGGGTTAAAGGTGCCTAAAAAAGCTATTATAGGTCCTTGGGCTCATGTTTATCCTCATGATGGTACGCCTTTGCCTGCTATAGGTTTTTTACAAGAGGCGCTAAAATGGTGGGATAAATGGCTTAAAAATGAGCCTAATGATGTGCTTGAAACACCGATGATACAAGCTTATATTGAAAATAGCTACAAACCTTACTCAAAAATAGAAACAGTCCAAGGTCGTTTTGTTGGCGTGGAGGATTTTAAGCAGCAAGTAAGTTATAAAAAATATTATTTAAATTCGCATCAATTATCTTGTCAAAAATCTTATGACTTTGTAAAAATCAATACTCCATTAAACCATGGTCTTTTATCTGGTGAGTGGATGGGAGCAGGTGTTTTAGGTGAAAGCCCTTGTGATCAAAGGCTAGATGATGGAATGGCTGTGGTTTTTGAAAGTGAATGTCTAGAGCAAGATTTAGATGTTTTGGGTTTTCCTATCTTAAAAGTAAAACTTACAAGCGATCAAGAAAAAGCTATGCTTTTTGCTCAACTTAGTGAAGTAAGGGAAGATGGGTATGTTAAAAGAGTAAGTTATGGTGTTATAAATCTTGCGTTGAGTGATGATAATGAACAATTTGTGCCTTTAAAAAAAGATGAATTTGTTCAAAAACAAATCAAGCTTGATGCTTGTGGATATAGATTTGCCAAAGGTTCTAGAGTAAGATTATCATTAGCGAATTCTTTTTGGCCTATGTTTTGGCCTATGCCAAAAATTTCAACCTTAACTTTGGATTTAAGTGAGTGTGAATTTAATTTGCCATGTTTTAGTGGTAAAGACTGTGATAAAATCAATATGCAAGCTCAAAGCGCACCTTTAACACCAACAACACTTTTAGAAGAAGGCAGGGTTGATAGAAGTATTTCTTATGATATTTTAAATGATACTTGGACTTGCATTACAGATGGTGTAGGCGGTGTCTTTGGAGAGGGTGTTTATAGGTTTGATGAGGTTGATGTTTTGGTAAAGCATAATTTAAAAAGAGAATTAAAACTCCAAAACGAAAATCCTTTAAGCGCGCAATACACGATTACTCAAACCATGCAAATAGGACGTGAAGGTTGTATGATGGAAGCGGATATAGTCTTAACACAAACAAGTGACTTGGAGTATTTTTATATTAAGGGAGATATGAGAATGAAAGAAAATGGTAAGTTTGTTTTTGATAAAAAATATGATTATAAAACTAAAAGAAATAGTTTGTAA
- a CDS encoding tRNA1(Val) (adenine(37)-N6)-methyltransferase translates to MLKLFQLPKGYRYNNDSLLLFDFLSQHHLKGNILDIGCGCGILGLLTKQKFPNSKVYMLDIQEQNIKLTRKNAKENNLEIQSFCEDFLNYNSDIKFDFLISNPPFYKKNTQKSEDTHLCISRYQEFMPLEKMLAKINSLIQPNGSFFMCYDANFLDEICAYLKEFKLKLVALQCVHSNPQTNARIILMHIKKNSKSPCVIMPTLFMYNNNTLNPKIQEIYNTTGTISYDI, encoded by the coding sequence ATGCTAAAACTTTTTCAACTTCCAAAAGGCTATCGCTACAACAATGATAGTCTTTTGCTTTTTGATTTTTTATCCCAACACCACCTCAAAGGAAATATCCTAGATATAGGTTGTGGATGTGGTATCTTGGGACTTTTAACTAAACAAAAATTTCCCAACTCCAAAGTATATATGCTAGACATTCAAGAGCAAAATATCAAACTAACACGCAAAAATGCCAAAGAAAACAATCTCGAAATCCAAAGCTTTTGCGAAGATTTTTTAAATTACAATAGCGATATTAAATTTGACTTTTTAATCTCCAATCCTCCTTTTTATAAAAAAAACACCCAAAAAAGTGAAGATACCCATTTGTGTATATCTAGATATCAAGAATTTATGCCACTTGAAAAAATGTTAGCCAAAATCAATAGCCTCATTCAGCCAAATGGTAGTTTTTTTATGTGCTATGATGCAAATTTTTTAGATGAAATATGCGCTTATTTAAAGGAGTTTAAACTAAAATTGGTAGCGTTACAATGTGTACACTCCAACCCTCAAACCAATGCAAGAATCATCTTAATGCATATCAAAAAAAACAGCAAAAGTCCTTGTGTGATTATGCCTACGCTTTTTATGTATAATAACAATACACTTAATCCAAAAATACAAGAAATTTACAACACTACAGGAACTATAAGCTATGATATATGA
- a CDS encoding NAD(P)-binding domain-containing protein, translating to MKVFDMVVIGAGPAGIAAGIEAKIKNKEVIVLEKTDSICQTLVKFYKEGKRVDKAYKGCDSTNYGHINFEDGTRESTIETFQKAIEEHHLEVKLSSEVESVKKDGENFIVSTANENYICKNAVIAIGRMGKPNKPSYPLPITLTKIINFNANSASQNEKILVVGGGNSAAEYAIDLAKNNDVTLCYRRETFSRLNDINLEDIQKAFEQGSVKAKLGIDINSIEDENGKAKVNFTNDTCETYDRIIYAIGGSTPLDFLQKCSIEVDEKGVPSFDENKESNVKGLFVAGDIASKNGASIVVGLNDSFKICDYLYKC from the coding sequence ATGAAAGTTTTTGATATGGTAGTTATCGGAGCTGGACCTGCAGGTATTGCAGCAGGAATAGAAGCCAAAATAAAAAATAAAGAAGTAATTGTTTTAGAAAAAACTGACTCAATCTGCCAAACTTTGGTTAAATTTTACAAAGAAGGCAAAAGAGTTGACAAGGCTTATAAAGGTTGCGATAGTACAAATTACGGACATATAAATTTTGAAGATGGAACAAGAGAAAGTACAATAGAAACTTTCCAAAAAGCGATCGAAGAACATCACCTTGAGGTGAAACTTTCAAGTGAAGTTGAAAGTGTTAAAAAAGATGGAGAAAATTTCATCGTTAGCACTGCAAATGAAAATTATATCTGCAAAAATGCAGTTATAGCTATAGGTAGAATGGGTAAACCAAACAAACCAAGTTATCCATTACCTATCACTTTAACTAAAATCATTAATTTCAATGCAAATTCAGCAAGTCAAAATGAAAAAATATTGGTTGTTGGTGGTGGAAATTCAGCTGCTGAATACGCCATAGATTTAGCTAAAAATAACGACGTAACGCTTTGCTATAGAAGAGAAACTTTCTCAAGATTAAATGATATTAATCTTGAAGATATTCAAAAAGCTTTCGAGCAAGGTAGTGTCAAAGCAAAACTAGGTATTGATATAAATAGTATAGAAGATGAAAATGGCAAAGCAAAGGTAAATTTCACTAATGATACATGTGAAACTTACGATCGCATTATTTATGCTATTGGTGGTTCAACTCCGCTTGATTTCTTGCAAAAATGTTCAATTGAAGTTGATGAAAAAGGTGTACCTAGTTTTGATGAGAACAAAGAAAGCAATGTAAAAGGATTGTTTGTAGCAGGAGATATTGCTAGTAAAAATGGAGCTTCTATTGTAGTGGGTTTAAATGATTCATTTAAAATCTGCGATTATCTTTATAAATGCTAA
- a CDS encoding YkgJ family cysteine cluster protein: MIYEKGFDYSFDENACQKCGGKCCIGDSGYIYASKEELEAIASFLNLDFEAFKEQYLIKVGFKYSLKEAKYENGYRCIFFDTMHKKCLIYQCRPKQCRTFPFWDYFKTHKEELKKECIGVCFH, encoded by the coding sequence ATGATATATGAAAAAGGTTTTGATTATTCTTTTGATGAAAATGCTTGTCAAAAATGCGGTGGTAAATGTTGCATAGGCGATAGTGGGTATATTTATGCTAGCAAGGAAGAGTTAGAAGCAATTGCTAGTTTTTTAAATCTTGATTTTGAAGCTTTTAAAGAACAATACCTCATCAAAGTTGGTTTTAAATACAGCCTTAAAGAGGCAAAGTACGAAAATGGCTATCGTTGTATTTTTTTTGATACAATGCATAAAAAATGTTTAATTTATCAATGTCGGCCAAAACAATGTCGAACTTTTCCATTTTGGGATTATTTTAAAACACACAAAGAGGAGTTGAAAAAAGAATGCATAGGGGTTTGTTTTCATTAA
- a CDS encoding MFS transporter, which yields MGQSENHGLKNNFFTLLLLSFCGSIIYGLPYFRKYYYDDYMNLYHLNNFEMGLLGSAYGLLGLFSYALGGYLADRFAPKKLLIFSLVATGLGGLLHLYFTSLNALLVIYGLWGITSLLTFWPSLMKIVRSLASFKEQARAYGIFEGGRGVVGAAHLAIATSIFGYFQIQALANKGIEMIIIFYSLAPIVSAVVLFFLLEDKIEEASEKLRLQDLIFLLKNSALWLVVAITFCTYFFNMSFYYFTPYASNVIGTSAVFAAILTVLAQYIRPISSVIGGFIADGYGKAKVMMIGFILMGIGVVFLILSSYTSGFLQMSILTSACVVIYVAMYSNFGIYYSLLSEGKIPIHLAGMAIGIVSTFGYLPEVFAPLLAGDLLDRYPGVKGFYIYFSIMITMAFLGVMFCLIWIKKYNKKERI from the coding sequence ATGGGACAAAGTGAAAATCATGGTTTAAAAAATAATTTTTTTACGCTTTTATTGCTGTCTTTTTGTGGATCTATTATTTATGGTTTACCTTATTTTAGAAAATACTACTACGATGATTATATGAATCTTTATCATCTTAACAATTTTGAAATGGGGCTTTTGGGCAGTGCTTATGGTTTACTTGGTTTGTTTTCTTATGCTTTGGGAGGTTATTTAGCAGATCGTTTTGCACCTAAAAAATTATTGATATTTTCTTTAGTTGCTACAGGATTAGGGGGTTTGTTGCATTTGTATTTTACTTCTTTAAATGCCTTGTTGGTTATTTATGGTTTATGGGGGATTACTTCTTTATTGACTTTTTGGCCTTCTTTAATGAAAATAGTAAGAAGCTTGGCAAGCTTCAAAGAACAAGCCCGTGCTTATGGAATTTTTGAAGGTGGAAGAGGGGTTGTTGGTGCGGCACATTTGGCTATAGCTACAAGTATTTTTGGGTATTTTCAAATCCAAGCTCTTGCCAATAAAGGAATAGAGATGATTATTATTTTTTACTCTTTAGCTCCTATTGTAAGTGCTGTTGTTTTGTTTTTTCTTTTAGAAGATAAAATAGAAGAAGCTAGTGAAAAATTACGACTTCAGGATTTGATCTTTCTTCTTAAAAATTCAGCCTTATGGCTTGTGGTAGCCATTACTTTTTGTACATATTTTTTCAATATGAGTTTTTATTATTTTACCCCTTATGCAAGTAATGTCATAGGGACATCTGCTGTTTTTGCAGCTATTTTAACAGTTTTAGCACAATATATCCGTCCTATTTCATCTGTGATAGGTGGGTTTATAGCAGATGGTTATGGTAAAGCAAAGGTAATGATGATAGGCTTTATTTTAATGGGTATTGGAGTGGTGTTTTTGATTTTAAGTTCTTATACAAGCGGCTTTTTGCAAATGAGTATTTTAACCTCTGCTTGTGTTGTGATTTATGTGGCTATGTATTCTAATTTTGGAATTTATTATTCTTTGTTGAGTGAGGGAAAAATTCCTATTCATTTGGCTGGTATGGCTATTGGTATTGTTTCTACATTTGGGTATTTGCCTGAGGTTTTTGCACCACTTTTAGCAGGGGATTTGTTAGATAGATATCCTGGTGTGAAAGGTTTTTATATTTATTTTAGCATTATGATTACAATGGCTTTTTTGGGTGTGATGTTTTGCTTGATTTGGATTAAAAAATATAATAAAAAGGAGAGAATATGA